A segment of the Syntrophorhabdaceae bacterium genome:
AGGTCCTCTTCCTCTCCGATATCCTGCCCACCGCCTATATGGCCGCGGAGAACGCCCAGATAGAAGAGGGTGATACAGTGGCAGTCTGGGGATGCGGCCCCGTGGGACAACTCACCATCAAGAGCGCCTGGATGTTCGGCGCCGGCAGGGTAATCGCCATCGACCGCGTGCCGGAGCGCCTTGCCATGGCAGAGGAACACGGGCGGGCGCAAACGATTGATTTCGAGAACACCGATGTATATCAAACCCTGATGGAGATGACAAAGGGGCGCGGACCCGACCGGTGCATCGATGCGGTGGGAACGGAGGCCCATGCACGGGGAAGTATAGGGGCCATATACGATAAGGTGAAGTCGGCGGTATATATGGAGACCGACCGCCCCGATGTCCTGAGGGAGGCGATTATGTGCTGCCGGAAGGGAGGCACCCTTTCCGTCCCCGGCGTCTATGTCGGAGTAGCCGATAAAATACCTTTGGGCGCAATGATGAACAAGGGCCTTACCATCAAGACCGGACAGACGCATGTGCAGAAGTATATGGGGCCTCTGCTGGAAAGGATAGAGAGGGACGAAATAGACCCCTCCTTCATAATCACCCACCAGTTGCCGTTGGAGGATGCGCC
Coding sequences within it:
- a CDS encoding zinc-dependent alcohol dehydrogenase codes for the protein MKAVCWYGKSDIRVNTVPDPTIQDPKDVIVKITLTAICGSDLHLYDGFMPTMEKGDVIGHEPMGEVVEVGSAVTHLKAGDRVVVPFTISCGECFFCRKGLFSLCDNSNPNAETARKAMGESPAGLLGYSHMLGGFPGGQAEYLRVPYADVGPIKIPDGISDRKVLFLSDILPTAYMAAENAQIEEGDTVAVWGCGPVGQLTIKSAWMFGAGRVIAIDRVPERLAMAEEHGRAQTIDFENTDVYQTLMEMTKGRGPDRCIDAVGTEAHARGSIGAIYDKVKSAVYMETDRPDVLREAIMCCRKGGTLSVPGVYVGVADKIPLGAMMNKGLTIKTGQTHVQKYMGPLLERIERDEIDPSFIITHQLPLEDAPQAYKMFRDKTEHCIKVVLRPGA